A DNA window from Pseudodesulfovibrio thermohalotolerans contains the following coding sequences:
- a CDS encoding VCBS domain-containing protein, with translation MTDTSIVQTQVINASLPGAGQTSSYQLTANSLVRFDFDLAEAEFIGNGNNLEITVEGGGRVVLMDYLPLAVAGALPMMEMLDGQQVESGMYLFAFESDRPLTEADMETAAGDAASSSGAGEYNDDPGSLFAGLDALGPQGDAYGSHLFPSIDPPNMDLPEAGLISPVAVSDVNEVVESGTNRDRNNEEPGRPETASGNLLLNDYDDDDIDYPETNGAQTDLSVGTIDFPGTDFTGNNPGPAEVTDAGTQVHGLYGTLTVFSDGSYDYVLDETLADPLRQGQEVQEQFSYTAVDPDGNQSNTATLTITITGTNDAPDAFDDTSDNVVEQGGAVAGIASVSGNVLHNDSDVDNVGYEDLDPSYADLIPTDPDGLIELSVTSIYSYGTHQYEDTPSGGGNFTVEGAYGTLTINADGSYEYTLDQTKADPLNIGDNPVEYFGYSMWDGEKYGYAYLHIPVIGSNDSPVATADSGAFTEAVDDALPADLTGNVLDNDTDVDNADHGDAGAPELTVASVAYSGEGTPPDRASDLYEADHVIEGEYGTLYLNNDGSYHYVEDKSATDPMNSGDPDVTDVFTYVVSDNQPGGALTGSATLTITISGANDSPVAIVDHNAFTEAVDDAAPADVTGNVLANDTDVDNADHGDAGAPELTVASIAYSGEGTPPDRTSDLYEADHVIEGEYGTLYLNNDGSYHYVEDKSATDPMNSGDPDVTDVFTYVVSDNQPGGALTGSATLTITISGANDSPVATVDHNTFTEAVDDALPADLTGNVLDNDTDVDNADHGDAGAPELTVASVAYSGEGTPPDRASDLYEADHVIEGEYGTLYLNNDGSYHYVEDKSATDPMNSGDPDVTDVFTYVVSDNQPGGALTGSATLTITISGANDSPVAIVDHNAFTEAVDDAAPADVTGNVLANDTDVDNADHGDAGAPELTVASVAYSGEGTPPDRASDLYEADHVIEGEYGTLYLNDDGSYHYVEDKSATDPMNSGDPDVTDVFTYVVSDNQPGGALTDSATLTITISGANDSPVAIHDGSHEIFITNTVETVIDDWSGVSGSVYYGPGYIMTAEAFDTEGNPIDDVQFNTWGNNQHLGIYTNGTSDDRRVDDQDGTEQITFEFDEPKESFSIEFIAQGNNQVNAWVYPLGGGEPVLFTNVGNAVYITPGFDFDTIVFIPNGSFGMESLTTVTGGENTITGTAEGNVLANDHDVDNVDFDDAAAGGDMHLMELSVSAIDSSNMPDNSSSTGSDLNGNYHLIDGEFGSLKIYETGQWSYAPHEEVDGDGGWQNLDHSAIDIFQYTVSDVHGGTNTAYIEVSLNVNTTVVMGGGGILPGFLGGTHGNDVLFPADGDTVTSGSGNDAIVIDPLYLGDDHAVVNITDFSDNDRLMLGNMEGTTVDILSNTEDVSLIFSDVDGNEYITVNLVGVSPVHDAVNEVVDITTSDDLNALIQTIIDSGNDSMI, from the coding sequence ATGACCGACACCAGCATCGTACAGACCCAAGTGATTAATGCTTCACTTCCCGGTGCCGGCCAAACCTCGTCGTATCAACTTACGGCGAACTCATTGGTACGGTTCGACTTCGACCTCGCGGAAGCCGAGTTCATCGGAAACGGCAACAACCTGGAAATCACCGTTGAAGGCGGCGGCAGGGTGGTCCTCATGGATTATCTGCCGTTGGCCGTGGCAGGCGCGCTACCCATGATGGAAATGCTCGACGGCCAGCAAGTGGAAAGCGGAATGTATCTTTTCGCTTTCGAAAGCGATCGGCCCTTGACGGAAGCCGACATGGAAACCGCCGCAGGCGATGCCGCTTCAAGTTCGGGCGCGGGCGAATACAACGACGATCCCGGCAGCCTGTTCGCCGGACTGGACGCCCTCGGCCCCCAAGGCGACGCATATGGCTCGCACCTCTTCCCGTCCATCGATCCGCCGAACATGGACCTGCCGGAAGCGGGCCTGATTTCCCCGGTCGCCGTTTCCGACGTCAACGAGGTTGTGGAAAGCGGCACGAACCGTGACAGAAACAACGAAGAGCCGGGACGGCCCGAAACGGCTTCCGGAAATCTGCTCCTCAACGACTACGACGATGACGACATAGATTACCCGGAGACCAATGGCGCCCAGACCGATCTGTCGGTCGGCACCATCGATTTCCCCGGCACGGACTTCACCGGCAACAATCCCGGCCCGGCCGAGGTTACCGACGCCGGAACCCAGGTTCACGGCCTGTACGGCACGTTGACCGTCTTCAGCGACGGCTCTTATGATTATGTATTGGACGAGACCCTGGCCGATCCTCTGCGACAGGGGCAGGAAGTCCAGGAGCAATTCAGCTACACCGCCGTTGATCCCGACGGCAACCAGAGCAACACCGCCACCCTGACCATCACCATCACCGGGACCAACGACGCCCCGGACGCCTTTGACGACACCTCCGACAACGTCGTCGAACAGGGCGGCGCGGTCGCGGGCATCGCCTCGGTTTCCGGAAATGTCCTGCACAACGACTCCGATGTGGACAACGTGGGCTACGAGGATCTCGATCCGTCCTACGCGGACCTTATCCCGACCGACCCGGACGGTCTCATCGAGCTGAGCGTGACCAGCATCTACAGCTACGGCACCCATCAGTATGAGGACACTCCGAGCGGCGGCGGCAACTTCACGGTCGAGGGAGCCTACGGCACCCTGACCATCAACGCCGACGGCTCCTACGAGTACACCCTGGACCAGACCAAGGCCGATCCGCTTAACATCGGCGACAACCCGGTGGAATACTTCGGCTACTCCATGTGGGACGGTGAAAAGTACGGATATGCCTACCTGCACATCCCGGTGATCGGCTCAAACGACAGCCCGGTGGCGACAGCAGACTCCGGCGCCTTTACCGAGGCCGTTGACGATGCGCTTCCGGCCGATTTGACCGGCAACGTGCTGGACAACGACACGGACGTGGACAACGCTGACCACGGCGACGCGGGCGCGCCCGAGCTGACCGTGGCCTCGGTCGCCTATTCCGGCGAAGGCACCCCGCCCGATCGGGCCAGCGACCTGTACGAGGCGGACCACGTCATCGAGGGCGAGTACGGAACCCTGTACCTGAACAATGACGGCTCCTACCACTACGTGGAGGACAAGAGCGCGACCGACCCGATGAACAGCGGCGATCCGGACGTGACCGACGTGTTCACCTACGTGGTCTCCGACAACCAGCCCGGCGGCGCGCTGACCGGCTCGGCAACCCTGACCATCACCATCTCAGGGGCCAACGACTCGCCCGTGGCCATCGTGGACCACAACGCCTTTACCGAGGCCGTTGACGATGCGGCCCCGGCAGACGTGACCGGCAACGTGCTGGCCAACGACACGGACGTGGACAACGCGGACCACGGCGACGCGGGCGCGCCCGAGCTGACCGTGGCCTCGATCGCCTATTCCGGCGAAGGCACCCCGCCCGATCGGACCAGCGACCTGTACGAGGCGGACCACGTCATCGAGGGCGAGTACGGAACCCTGTACCTGAACAACGACGGCTCCTACCACTACGTGGAGGACAAGAGCGCGACCGACCCGATGAACAGCGGCGACCCGGACGTGACCGACGTGTTCACCTACGTGGTCTCCGACAACCAGCCCGGCGGCGCGCTGACCGGCTCGGCAACCCTGACCATCACCATCTCAGGGGCCAACGACTCGCCCGTGGCCACCGTGGACCACAACACGTTCACCGAGGCCGTTGACGATGCGCTTCCGGCCGATTTGACCGGCAACGTGCTGGACAACGACACGGACGTGGACAACGCTGACCACGGCGACGCGGGCGCGCCCGAGCTGACCGTGGCCTCGGTCGCCTATTCCGGCGAAGGCACCCCGCCCGATCGGGCCAGCGACCTGTACGAGGCGGACCACGTCATCGAGGGCGAGTACGGAACCCTGTACCTGAACAATGACGGCTCCTACCACTACGTGGAGGACAAGAGCGCGACCGACCCGATGAACAGCGGCGATCCGGACGTGACCGACGTGTTCACCTACGTGGTCTCCGACAACCAGCCCGGCGGCGCGCTGACCGGCTCGGCAACCCTGACCATCACCATCTCAGGGGCCAACGACTCGCCCGTGGCCATCGTGGACCACAACGCCTTTACCGAGGCCGTTGACGATGCGGCCCCGGCAGACGTGACCGGCAACGTGCTGGCCAACGACACGGACGTGGACAACGCGGACCACGGCGACGCGGGCGCGCCCGAGCTGACCGTGGCCTCGGTCGCCTATTCCGGCGAAGGCACCCCGCCCGATCGGGCCAGCGACCTGTACGAGGCGGACCACGTCATCGAGGGCGAGTACGGCACCCTGTACCTGAACGATGACGGCTCCTACCACTACGTGGAGGACAAGAGCGCGACCGACCCGATGAACAGCGGCGACCCGGACGTGACCGACGTGTTCACCTACGTGGTCTCCGACAACCAGCCCGGCGGCGCGCTGACCGACTCGGCAACCCTGACCATCACCATCTCAGGGGCCAACGACTCGCCCGTGGCCATCCATGACGGCTCGCACGAAATATTCATCACGAATACCGTGGAAACCGTCATCGACGACTGGAGCGGCGTATCCGGATCGGTCTATTACGGCCCCGGCTACATCATGACCGCGGAGGCATTCGATACCGAGGGCAACCCGATCGACGACGTCCAGTTCAACACCTGGGGCAACAACCAGCACCTGGGCATCTACACCAACGGCACGAGCGACGACCGCAGGGTCGACGATCAGGACGGCACCGAGCAGATCACCTTCGAGTTCGACGAGCCCAAGGAGTCGTTCAGCATCGAGTTCATCGCCCAGGGCAACAACCAGGTCAACGCCTGGGTCTACCCCTTGGGCGGCGGCGAGCCGGTACTGTTCACCAACGTGGGCAACGCGGTGTACATCACCCCCGGCTTCGATTTCGACACCATTGTCTTTATCCCGAACGGTTCGTTCGGCATGGAGAGCCTGACCACCGTGACCGGCGGCGAGAACACCATCACCGGCACCGCGGAAGGCAACGTGCTCGCCAACGACCACGACGTGGACAATGTGGACTTCGACGACGCGGCGGCAGGCGGCGATATGCACCTCATGGAGCTCTCCGTATCCGCCATCGACTCCAGCAACATGCCGGACAACTCGTCGAGCACGGGCTCAGATCTGAACGGCAACTACCACCTCATCGACGGCGAGTTCGGCTCGCTGAAGATCTACGAGACCGGCCAATGGTCGTACGCCCCGCACGAAGAAGTGGATGGCGATGGCGGCTGGCAGAACCTTGACCACAGCGCGATCGACATCTTCCAGTACACCGTGTCCGACGTCCATGGCGGCACCAATACCGCCTACATCGAGGTCTCCCTGAACGTGAACACCACCGTAGTCATGGGCGGGGGCGGCATCCTGCCCGGCTTTCTAGGCGGGACGCACGGCAACGACGTGCTCTTCCCGGCGGACGGCGACACCGTTACCTCCGGGTCCGGCAACGACGCCATCGTCATCGACCCGCTCTATCTGGGCGACGACCACGCCGTGGTGAACATCACGGACTTCAGCGACAACGACCGCCTGATGCTCGGCAACATGGAAGGCACGACCGTCGATATCCTCTCGAACACCGAAGATGTCAGCCTGATATTCTCTGACGTCGACGGAAACGAGTACATCACGGTCAACCTGGTCGGGGTCTCCCCGGTGCATGACGCGGTGAACGAAGTGGTGGACATCACGACGAGCGACGACCTGAACGCGCTCATCCAGACCATCATCGACTCCGGCAACGACAGCATGATCTAG
- a CDS encoding aldehyde dehydrogenase family protein, whose translation MSTSSTLFPEESDIPEPFRFDVPLETAPYLLDGRIMQWDGEMERVDSVIETAVDGVYTPKHLGSCPVMDEAAGAAAVASTLAAWDNGMGLWPTMGVADRIGHVEELTRRMIEARDEIARLMLWEIGKPYRECLVEFDRTVEYIHDTIDALRELDRASSRFVEESGIYAQIRRAPLGPTLCMGPYNYPLNETFATLIPALLMGNPAIIKAPRRGRLFFIPLLKAFRDCFPAGVINLVFGGRHLVRPILESGAINVLAFIGSSKAAKALRMIHPSPNRLRCILGLGAKNAAVVMESADMDLAVSEAVSGSLAFSGQRCTALKILFVHENVVDEFIRRFNKGVAKMPVGMPWEEGVRITPLPEPGKIEYLSELVGDAVAHGAKVVNPGGGEADRSLFHPTVLYPVNSDMRVYHEEQFGPVVPIVPFRDVETPVRYIVESSYGQQMSIFSDDAAEVASLVDPMVNQVCRVNVNSLCQRGPDIFPFSGRKDSAEGTLSVDDALNSFSIRTLVAAKDTPRNKSLLSDIASNHKSNFLSADLSA comes from the coding sequence ATGAGCACATCCAGCACGTTATTTCCCGAAGAATCGGACATCCCCGAACCGTTTCGCTTCGACGTCCCACTGGAGACGGCCCCATACCTTCTCGACGGTCGGATCATGCAATGGGACGGCGAGATGGAGCGCGTCGATTCCGTCATCGAAACCGCCGTCGACGGAGTGTACACCCCCAAACATCTGGGTTCCTGCCCCGTGATGGACGAGGCGGCCGGAGCCGCCGCCGTGGCCTCGACCCTGGCTGCATGGGACAACGGCATGGGGCTGTGGCCGACCATGGGCGTGGCCGATCGCATAGGGCACGTGGAGGAGCTTACCCGCCGCATGATCGAGGCGCGCGACGAGATCGCCCGCCTCATGCTCTGGGAGATCGGCAAGCCGTACAGGGAATGCCTCGTGGAGTTCGACCGGACCGTGGAGTACATCCACGACACCATCGACGCGCTCAGAGAGCTGGACCGGGCCTCGTCGCGATTCGTCGAGGAGTCCGGTATTTACGCTCAGATTCGCCGCGCGCCGCTCGGGCCGACCCTGTGCATGGGGCCGTACAACTATCCCCTGAACGAGACCTTCGCCACGCTTATTCCGGCCCTGCTCATGGGTAATCCGGCGATCATCAAGGCTCCGCGCCGCGGCAGGCTCTTTTTCATTCCGCTCTTGAAGGCATTTCGCGATTGTTTTCCCGCAGGCGTAATCAATCTGGTCTTCGGCGGCCGCCATCTCGTCAGGCCGATTCTTGAATCCGGGGCGATAAACGTTCTGGCATTCATCGGTTCGAGCAAGGCGGCCAAAGCCTTGCGCATGATCCATCCCAGTCCCAACCGGCTGCGCTGCATTCTCGGCCTGGGAGCCAAGAACGCCGCCGTGGTCATGGAGTCGGCGGACATGGATCTGGCCGTGTCCGAGGCCGTGTCCGGAAGTCTCGCCTTCAGCGGCCAGCGGTGCACGGCTCTCAAGATTCTCTTTGTTCACGAGAACGTGGTCGACGAGTTCATCCGGCGGTTCAACAAAGGGGTCGCGAAGATGCCTGTGGGGATGCCGTGGGAGGAGGGCGTTCGCATCACGCCGCTGCCCGAACCGGGCAAGATCGAGTATCTGTCCGAACTGGTCGGGGACGCCGTGGCTCACGGCGCAAAGGTCGTCAACCCCGGCGGCGGAGAGGCGGACCGCTCCCTGTTCCACCCGACCGTGCTGTATCCCGTGAACAGCGATATGCGCGTCTATCACGAGGAGCAGTTCGGCCCGGTTGTGCCCATCGTGCCGTTTCGCGACGTGGAAACCCCGGTCCGCTACATCGTCGAGTCCAGCTACGGCCAACAGATGTCCATTTTCAGCGACGATGCGGCCGAGGTTGCCTCGTTGGTGGACCCCATGGTCAACCAGGTCTGCCGGGTGAACGTCAATAGCCTGTGCCAGCGCGGACCGGACATATTTCCCTTCTCCGGGCGCAAGGACTCGGCCGAGGGCACCCTGTCCGTGGATGACGCCTTGAACAGCTTTTCCATCCGCACCCTGGTGGCGGCCAAGGATACCCCGCGCAACAAGTCCCTGCTTTCGGATATCGCCAGCAATCACAAGTCCAATTTCCTGAGCGCGGATTTATCCGCGTAG
- the ybaK gene encoding Cys-tRNA(Pro) deacylase — MTPAINAAKKAKIQYTVHEYEHDPAAPSFGEEAAEKLGVASERVFKTLVVDAGGRLAVAVVPVLLKLDLKAAAKALHAKKAAMAEVKVVERTTGYVVGGVSPLGQKKRLATVIDASAEACETIFVSGGRRGLDIELSPADLAGLTGGAFAPIAR; from the coding sequence ATGACACCGGCAATCAACGCGGCCAAGAAGGCCAAGATACAGTACACGGTCCACGAATACGAACACGACCCGGCCGCGCCGTCTTTCGGCGAGGAGGCCGCGGAAAAATTGGGCGTGGCCTCCGAGCGGGTTTTCAAGACCCTGGTGGTGGACGCCGGCGGGCGGCTCGCCGTGGCCGTGGTCCCGGTTCTGCTTAAGCTTGATCTCAAGGCCGCCGCCAAGGCCCTGCACGCCAAGAAGGCGGCCATGGCCGAGGTCAAGGTGGTGGAGCGGACCACGGGCTATGTGGTCGGCGGCGTCAGTCCGCTCGGCCAGAAGAAGCGCCTGGCCACGGTCATCGACGCCTCGGCCGAGGCGTGTGAAACCATCTTCGTCAGCGGCGGTAGAAGGGGCCTCGACATCGAGCTTTCCCCCGCAGACCTGGCCGGTCTTACCGGCGGGGCCTTCGCTCCCATCGCCCGCTAG
- a CDS encoding MDR family MFS transporter, whose product MSMFKNPEEMSPAERWTIAFTAVFGAFMAVMDTSVVNVSMPHMMGSFGSDISAITWVATSYSIAEIIMVTMSGWWSALIGRKTYYLASFALFTAGSILCGTATTFSQMIVYRIIQGIGGGALIPVSQAILRETFPPSQQGMAMALYGMGVVLAPALGPIFGGWLTDAWGWPWIFYINVPVCVLGMFLTARFIHDPPYLRRGIQSVDWLGIGLLTVCLTGMQVVLERGNDEQWFQSPLIVWWTAATLVTLALLVVWELRSPEPVVNFRVLKDRNLVLGSVMGLVFGISLFGTTFVLPQFTQNILGYPAFESGLVLAPRAVCLLLCMPLAGWAFQRVGAKPLVMGGLAVIVFSYYELMQLSTTAGFLDIIPPLVVMGIGMPFMFVPLSTVSLISVDRSMMTDASSIYTLTRRVGGNIGYSLAAVLLDRGVAVHRVHLADHISELSRTTQDYLAQSVHALVAKGVGAVQATQLALALLEKQVLRQATMLAYNDISFVFGCLFFVLVPMVFFLPGRTAIRTLTGGGR is encoded by the coding sequence ATGAGCATGTTCAAGAATCCGGAGGAAATGTCTCCGGCCGAGCGGTGGACCATCGCGTTCACGGCCGTGTTCGGCGCGTTTATGGCGGTTATGGACACCAGCGTGGTCAACGTGTCCATGCCGCACATGATGGGCAGCTTCGGCTCGGATATTTCGGCTATCACCTGGGTGGCGACCAGCTATTCCATCGCCGAGATCATCATGGTCACCATGTCCGGCTGGTGGAGCGCGCTCATCGGCCGCAAAACCTACTATCTGGCCTCCTTCGCCCTGTTTACAGCGGGCTCCATCCTGTGCGGCACGGCCACGACCTTCTCCCAGATGATCGTCTACCGAATCATTCAGGGCATTGGCGGCGGGGCGCTTATCCCGGTGTCACAGGCTATCCTGCGCGAGACCTTCCCGCCGTCCCAGCAGGGCATGGCCATGGCCCTGTACGGCATGGGCGTGGTTCTGGCCCCGGCGTTGGGGCCGATCTTCGGCGGTTGGCTGACCGATGCCTGGGGCTGGCCGTGGATATTCTACATCAACGTGCCGGTCTGCGTTCTGGGCATGTTCCTGACAGCGCGTTTCATTCACGATCCGCCGTACCTGCGGCGCGGCATCCAGTCGGTCGACTGGCTCGGCATCGGGTTGCTGACGGTCTGTCTGACCGGAATGCAGGTGGTTCTGGAGCGGGGCAATGACGAGCAATGGTTCCAGTCCCCGCTGATTGTCTGGTGGACCGCCGCCACGCTGGTCACTCTGGCCTTGCTGGTCGTCTGGGAACTGCGCAGCCCGGAGCCTGTGGTCAACTTCCGGGTGCTCAAGGACCGCAATCTGGTGTTGGGCTCGGTCATGGGGCTGGTCTTCGGCATCTCGTTGTTCGGCACCACCTTCGTGCTCCCCCAATTCACCCAGAATATCCTCGGCTATCCGGCCTTCGAGTCCGGCTTGGTCCTGGCCCCGCGCGCCGTGTGTCTGCTTTTGTGCATGCCTTTGGCCGGGTGGGCCTTCCAGCGGGTCGGGGCCAAGCCTCTGGTGATGGGAGGGCTCGCCGTGATCGTATTTTCCTATTACGAGTTGATGCAGCTCAGCACCACGGCCGGGTTTCTGGATATCATTCCGCCTTTGGTCGTCATGGGCATTGGTATGCCGTTCATGTTCGTGCCGCTTTCCACCGTGTCCCTGATTTCCGTTGACCGGAGCATGATGACGGATGCGTCGAGCATCTACACTTTGACCCGCCGGGTGGGCGGCAATATCGGCTACAGCCTGGCCGCCGTGCTCCTGGACCGGGGCGTGGCCGTCCACCGCGTTCATCTGGCCGATCACATTAGCGAGTTGAGCCGCACCACCCAGGATTATCTGGCCCAGTCGGTCCATGCCCTGGTTGCCAAGGGCGTCGGGGCGGTCCAGGCCACGCAACTGGCCCTCGCATTGCTTGAAAAGCAGGTCCTGCGCCAGGCCACCATGCTGGCCTACAACGACATCTCGTTCGTCTTCGGCTGCCTATTCTTCGTGCTGGTGCCCATGGTCTTTTTCCTGCCCGGCCGGACGGCCATTCGGACGCTCACGGGCGGCGGACGGTAG
- a CDS encoding HlyD family secretion protein, with the protein MSHENSNGKAPAGPRKLICRFRGAASRKVLFILVPAVVALGMVLGYPMYLRIMSHESTDDAFVEAHVVSMSPRVAGHVARVPVHDNQWVEKGDLLVEVDPRTFRVALDIALARKQAADAAKEEAEAEVAAARSLMDQRNAALSSDRASLAQARAGVEEYAAGNTRDESDFKRMGEMVEAGAISRQEYDHARAQAAVSRAKLLSAEKNIDTRSARIRQAEAAAQAAEDGLRQALAVVEKHTADAREAEAEVCQARLNLSYTRITAPCAGHVTKKAVEPGAYVQVGQKLLSLVGRDVWVVANFKETQIASMRPGQAVDIEVDAYPGVAFEGHVESIQRGTGSRFTLLPPENASGNFIKVVQRVPVKIVLDRPNGEAGRLLVPGMSVVPSVNVAHWDGVHGSDGAERARETAMQ; encoded by the coding sequence ATGAGTCACGAAAATAGTAACGGCAAGGCCCCTGCCGGGCCGAGGAAATTGATCTGTCGGTTTCGGGGAGCTGCTTCCCGAAAGGTTCTGTTTATTCTGGTCCCTGCGGTTGTGGCGTTGGGGATGGTCTTGGGCTATCCCATGTATTTGCGGATCATGTCGCACGAGTCCACGGATGACGCTTTTGTGGAGGCCCATGTCGTTTCCATGAGTCCGCGCGTGGCCGGGCATGTGGCGCGGGTGCCGGTGCACGACAATCAGTGGGTGGAGAAGGGGGACCTGTTGGTCGAGGTGGATCCGCGCACCTTCAGGGTTGCCCTGGACATCGCCCTGGCGCGGAAGCAAGCCGCAGACGCGGCCAAGGAGGAGGCCGAGGCCGAGGTCGCGGCCGCCCGCTCCCTGATGGACCAGCGCAACGCGGCCCTGTCCTCGGACAGGGCGTCTCTGGCCCAGGCTCGGGCCGGTGTGGAGGAATACGCCGCGGGCAACACCCGCGACGAGAGCGATTTCAAGCGCATGGGCGAAATGGTCGAGGCGGGCGCGATCAGCCGCCAGGAATACGACCACGCCCGCGCCCAGGCCGCCGTGTCACGGGCCAAGCTTCTGTCCGCCGAAAAGAATATCGATACCCGGTCGGCCCGGATTCGTCAGGCCGAGGCTGCGGCCCAGGCCGCCGAGGACGGGCTTCGCCAGGCGTTGGCTGTGGTCGAGAAACACACGGCCGACGCCCGGGAAGCCGAGGCCGAGGTCTGTCAGGCCCGGCTGAATCTCTCCTATACCCGGATCACCGCCCCGTGCGCCGGTCACGTCACCAAGAAGGCGGTGGAGCCGGGAGCTTACGTGCAGGTGGGCCAAAAGCTTTTGTCGCTGGTCGGGCGGGACGTCTGGGTGGTGGCCAATTTCAAGGAAACCCAGATTGCGTCGATGCGTCCCGGCCAGGCCGTGGACATCGAGGTGGACGCCTATCCCGGTGTGGCCTTCGAGGGACATGTGGAATCCATCCAGCGGGGTACGGGGTCGCGTTTCACCCTGCTGCCGCCCGAGAACGCCAGCGGCAACTTCATCAAGGTGGTCCAGCGGGTGCCGGTGAAGATCGTCCTGGACAGGCCCAACGGGGAGGCCGGACGGCTGCTCGTCCCGGGCATGTCCGTGGTTCCCAGCGTGAACGTGGCCCATTGGGACGGCGTTCACGGGTCTGACGGTGCTGAACGGGCCCGCGAAACCGCGATGCAGTAG
- a CDS encoding TetR/AcrR family transcriptional regulator: MKKDSDKEQRILDTAAELFSRQPFHKVLLSDVARVAAVGKGTLYLYFKSKDDLYFAVLFKEFSTLVETMKRFLDGSDLPPDRALAGVIRILAEHCFARSLHLELMGPVITCPVTEQWKRKRAELWTLLEDVVRCGVESGQFRDEGPAMTARYVSGLVRAVCLFAPTGADPEEVCLHAEQFVLRGLGVKE; encoded by the coding sequence ATGAAAAAAGACAGCGATAAGGAACAGCGCATTCTGGATACGGCGGCCGAGCTGTTTTCCAGGCAGCCCTTTCACAAGGTGCTCCTGAGCGACGTCGCGCGCGTGGCTGCGGTGGGCAAGGGGACTCTGTATCTGTATTTCAAGAGCAAGGACGACCTATATTTCGCGGTCCTTTTCAAAGAGTTCTCCACGTTGGTCGAGACCATGAAGCGGTTTCTGGACGGGAGCGACCTCCCGCCCGACAGAGCGCTCGCCGGGGTGATCCGCATCCTGGCCGAGCACTGTTTCGCCCGTTCCCTGCACTTGGAACTCATGGGGCCCGTGATTACCTGCCCGGTGACCGAGCAGTGGAAGCGCAAACGGGCCGAGCTGTGGACGCTGCTGGAGGATGTCGTCCGGTGCGGCGTCGAGAGTGGGCAGTTTCGCGACGAGGGCCCCGCCATGACGGCCCGGTATGTTTCCGGACTGGTCCGGGCGGTCTGCCTGTTCGCTCCTACGGGCGCGGACCCGGAGGAAGTGTGTCTTCACGCCGAGCAGTTCGTCCTGCGCGGCCTCGGCGTGAAGGAATGA